The following proteins are co-located in the Flammeovirga kamogawensis genome:
- a CDS encoding acyltransferase family protein: MKNLIQNSERLHSLDALRGIMMLLGLIIHSAVTYGSADYGGAWRLKDPLTTHFANDYIALLIHVFRMPIFFLIAGFFGALLFYDKGTLGMLKNRFKRILLPFLVFLPILNFCLIIGFKYTMGVFDNDVTPFLSAIQIFENPLAFIPLSTFHLWFMYYLILISLFFVGFGLLFKTVPHVSELIKDKFSIVIQNPLLRLTLFPLCSYGVYLFIGIERVETSTSYIPDVNTFVFYSSFYLVGWLLFKSKEQLDSLKKWDWLSTILGCVLFSIQFFNYTSFGFQELIIINSFMGWLFCFGITGLFIRYASKHSARMRYISDASYWVYLVHLIFSAFLPGMIVNYPIPSTAKFLLVASITGIVCFTSYKYFVRGSFIGKFLNGKRYTSKKPSKMKQAPLN, encoded by the coding sequence ATGAAAAATCTCATTCAAAACTCAGAACGATTACACTCCTTAGATGCATTAAGGGGTATTATGATGCTTTTAGGATTAATTATTCATTCTGCCGTTACCTATGGTAGTGCAGACTATGGTGGTGCTTGGAGGTTAAAAGACCCACTAACAACTCATTTTGCAAATGATTATATCGCTTTACTAATACATGTTTTTAGAATGCCGATATTTTTCTTAATTGCCGGCTTCTTTGGTGCTTTATTATTTTATGACAAAGGAACTCTAGGAATGTTGAAGAACAGATTTAAGAGAATTCTACTTCCCTTTCTTGTCTTTTTACCAATTTTAAATTTTTGCTTAATTATTGGTTTTAAATACACTATGGGAGTGTTTGATAATGATGTTACGCCATTTTTATCAGCCATTCAAATTTTTGAAAATCCTTTGGCATTTATCCCATTAAGTACATTCCACTTATGGTTTATGTATTATTTAATTCTGATTAGCTTATTTTTTGTAGGTTTTGGCTTACTTTTTAAGACCGTTCCACATGTTAGTGAGCTAATAAAAGACAAGTTTTCTATTGTAATACAAAATCCGTTACTACGTCTTACTTTATTTCCTTTGTGTTCTTATGGTGTATATCTTTTTATTGGTATTGAAAGAGTGGAAACATCTACTTCATATATTCCAGATGTAAATACTTTCGTTTTCTATTCTTCATTTTATCTAGTGGGGTGGTTACTGTTTAAGTCAAAAGAACAACTTGATAGTTTAAAAAAATGGGATTGGTTATCTACAATTTTGGGTTGTGTACTTTTTTCAATTCAATTTTTTAATTATACCTCTTTCGGTTTCCAAGAACTTATTATTATCAATTCATTTATGGGTTGGTTATTTTGTTTTGGCATTACAGGACTTTTTATTCGGTATGCAAGTAAACATTCGGCAAGAATGCGTTACATTTCTGATGCATCATATTGGGTATATCTCGTTCATCTTATTTTCTCTGCATTTTTACCTGGAATGATCGTTAATTACCCGATTCCATCTACTGCTAAATTTTTACTAGTTGCTAGTATCACGGGTATTGTCTGTTTTACATCATATAAGTATTTTGTTAGAGGATCTTTTATAGGGAAATTCTTGAATGGTAAGAGATATACATCAAAAAAACCATCTAAGATGAAACAAGCCCCTTTAAATTAA
- a CDS encoding coiled-coil domain-containing protein — translation MKQLKFITIACLSVFLTLTSFGNNVNSKVTIAELQKQLDEAKSKKEELAENLKEISKNLLLKDKELSTIKDDLSNVAKGNTNLSTYVLKTDLMAIENKNKDIESQITLIKSGDNSKVIKGLKELIKTAKITRDNQLKWHSIAKGTYLITSSDKNIYSTILTDIENVKKDILSKETEVKVAKVKLVDEKDKYDKELKQIQSKSATLTAENNRLKQDAQRIKAENERIKKQINGLYIKEIDDYKKSIKKIEDNIVITDKYKNKIKVMNSELDNLKSLIDGKPNASTSSLDYKTEIEKFRLKF, via the coding sequence ATGAAACAACTCAAATTCATTACTATTGCATGTTTATCGGTATTCTTGACATTGACAAGTTTTGGTAATAATGTAAATAGTAAAGTAACTATTGCAGAATTACAGAAACAACTTGATGAGGCAAAATCGAAAAAAGAGGAGCTTGCAGAAAATTTAAAAGAGATATCAAAAAATCTTTTATTAAAAGATAAAGAACTCTCAACAATAAAAGATGATTTATCGAATGTTGCTAAAGGAAATACAAACTTAAGTACATATGTTTTGAAAACCGACCTTATGGCAATTGAGAATAAGAATAAAGATATTGAAAGCCAAATTACGCTTATTAAATCAGGCGATAACTCAAAAGTTATTAAAGGTCTAAAAGAGTTAATAAAAACAGCTAAAATCACACGTGATAATCAACTAAAATGGCATTCAATTGCTAAAGGGACGTACCTTATTACATCTTCCGATAAAAATATATATAGTACTATTTTAACTGATATTGAGAACGTTAAAAAAGATATTTTATCAAAAGAAACAGAAGTAAAAGTAGCAAAAGTTAAATTAGTAGATGAGAAAGATAAATATGATAAGGAATTAAAACAGATTCAATCTAAGAGCGCCACTTTAACGGCTGAAAATAATAGGCTAAAACAAGATGCTCAAAGAATTAAAGCTGAAAATGAAAGAATCAAGAAACAAATTAATGGTTTATACATTAAAGAAATTGATGACTATAAAAAAAGTATAAAGAAAATTGAAGATAATATTGTAATAACTGATAAGTATAAAAATAAGATCAAGGTAATGAATTCAGAATTAGATAATCTGAAATCTTTAATAGATGGAAAACCAAATGCATCAACTTCTTCACTTGATTATAAGACAGAAATAGAAAAATTTAGACTGAAATTTTAA
- a CDS encoding sigma-70 family RNA polymerase sigma factor, translated as MNTQSQTDQLTEWVHLYSNDLFRWAVQKTNKVDVAEDLIQETFISAHKAMANFEGKSSPKTWLHAILRNKLMDYFRKQKRSYQSTNEEELNFFDVKKGTWNPENNPSTWHTIDHNLLDDEEFTSALATCIEKLPDRWQQAIQSKYIEEKKADDICKELQITTSNYWQVIHRAKLNLRNCLENNWFKS; from the coding sequence ATGAATACTCAATCACAAACAGACCAGCTTACAGAGTGGGTACATCTTTATTCTAATGATCTTTTTAGATGGGCTGTACAAAAAACAAATAAAGTGGATGTAGCAGAAGATCTCATTCAAGAGACTTTCATTTCTGCACACAAAGCAATGGCTAACTTTGAAGGAAAAAGCTCGCCTAAAACTTGGTTACATGCAATTCTGAGGAATAAACTAATGGATTATTTCAGAAAACAGAAACGCTCATATCAATCTACTAATGAAGAAGAACTTAACTTTTTTGATGTTAAAAAAGGCACTTGGAATCCCGAAAATAATCCTTCAACTTGGCATACTATAGACCACAATTTATTAGATGATGAAGAATTTACTTCTGCTTTAGCTACTTGTATAGAAAAACTACCAGATAGATGGCAACAGGCAATCCAATCAAAATATATTGAAGAAAAAAAGGCTGACGATATCTGTAAGGAATTACAAATTACAACGTCAAATTATTGGCAGGTGATTCATAGAGCAAAATTAAATTTGAGAAATTGCTTAGAAAATAACTGGTTTAAATCTTAA
- a CDS encoding acyltransferase family protein, with amino-acid sequence MGKVTHITSLTPLRGIAALWVVLFHIDVSTYYRDLGAILPREATGLFSKGYLWVDFFFLLSGFIIYHVYGKLFTEGVDFHKAKKYIWSRFTRIYPLHLFTLLIVLIGTMVVTHFYPQIEEDGSWTTYFATSALPGQFLMFNAMNTYHFLSWNMPSWSIGAEWGTYLLSIFFLPFLGRQNKISLLFTSLVAYLGLYLLVKLHPNHSLDITWDYGFLRCLFSFIIGVNLYRVYIWEHGKEQLSKDSIFVILLVTIFLGFHFKLYDLIFIPLFSLLILSAAYNTTKVKAILEKPIFNYLGKISYSIYLIHGLVFFFFWFQFPHWKLAFGWDIMPSLWRIAYIFTFLGSTILLSILSYHFVEVKARNWLRRK; translated from the coding sequence ATGGGAAAAGTAACGCATATCACATCTTTAACACCTTTAAGGGGTATTGCCGCTTTATGGGTAGTTTTATTTCATATAGATGTGAGTACGTACTACCGAGACCTAGGAGCAATTCTACCTAGAGAAGCCACTGGTTTATTTTCCAAAGGCTATCTCTGGGTAGATTTTTTCTTTTTATTAAGTGGCTTTATTATTTATCATGTATATGGTAAGTTATTTACTGAGGGAGTCGATTTTCACAAAGCAAAAAAATATATTTGGAGTCGATTTACACGTATTTATCCGTTACACTTATTTACTTTATTAATTGTACTTATTGGTACAATGGTAGTTACTCACTTCTACCCTCAGATAGAAGAAGATGGTAGTTGGACAACCTATTTTGCAACATCCGCTTTACCCGGTCAATTCCTAATGTTCAATGCCATGAACACCTATCATTTTCTTTCATGGAACATGCCCTCTTGGTCTATAGGAGCTGAATGGGGAACCTATCTTCTTTCTATTTTCTTTTTACCTTTTTTAGGACGTCAAAATAAGATTTCTTTACTGTTTACTTCTCTTGTTGCCTATTTAGGCTTGTACCTTTTAGTAAAATTACATCCTAACCATTCTTTAGATATTACGTGGGATTATGGTTTTTTACGTTGCTTATTTTCGTTTATAATTGGCGTGAATTTGTATAGAGTTTATATTTGGGAACACGGTAAAGAGCAATTATCAAAAGATTCAATATTCGTTATTTTACTCGTCACAATATTTCTTGGGTTTCATTTTAAACTTTATGATTTAATTTTTATACCTCTATTTTCACTATTAATTCTTTCAGCAGCCTACAACACTACCAAAGTTAAAGCTATATTAGAAAAACCTATTTTTAATTATTTGGGTAAAATCTCCTACTCCATTTACCTTATTCATGGATTAGTTTTTTTCTTTTTCTGGTTCCAGTTTCCACATTGGAAATTGGCTTTTGGATGGGACATAATGCCTTCTTTATGGAGAATCGCCTATATATTTACTTTTTTAGGTAGTACTATCTTATTGTCTATATTAAGCTATCATTTTGTAGAAGTAAAAGCTAGAAATTGGCTTAGAAGAAAGTGA
- a CDS encoding coiled-coil domain-containing protein translates to MKNILISIVLIISLFSCKEKESNNSIFPDNSKEIAKMQAEILAINKGIVTATSEFDTKKEELNTKENEIKKAKVNLDNELKNQNFDTKKYVSKAEYNKSLAKSVQLNKDLKAILASKDPEIVKLQKTLNDINTELDKIYDDLAHIIKTKKDHDAKILAVKNELGKLKSVLSDRYDQLNKVNAAILQTSNDLYSRNKKAKSAELPTLNKLNSEKINIQFDINLYTKESSKIAAEQPLLRDKSTKIRADLDAVEKKLDRNLLVNWVSIVDNHKNPIKFLLMDLKSEGLITDAEFNEYSTKVKIAK, encoded by the coding sequence ATGAAGAATATATTAATCTCAATTGTTCTGATTATCAGTTTATTCTCTTGTAAAGAGAAAGAGAGTAATAATAGTATCTTTCCTGATAATTCTAAAGAAATAGCTAAAATGCAAGCAGAAATTTTAGCTATAAATAAAGGTATTGTTACAGCTACTTCTGAATTTGACACAAAGAAAGAAGAGCTTAATACCAAAGAAAATGAAATTAAAAAGGCTAAAGTTAATCTGGATAATGAGCTAAAGAATCAAAATTTTGATACAAAAAAATATGTTTCAAAGGCAGAATACAATAAATCATTAGCAAAGTCAGTTCAACTCAATAAAGATTTAAAGGCTATTTTGGCATCAAAAGATCCTGAAATTGTCAAGCTTCAAAAAACGCTTAATGATATAAATACAGAATTAGATAAAATCTACGATGATTTAGCTCATATAATTAAGACAAAGAAAGATCATGATGCTAAAATATTAGCGGTTAAAAATGAATTAGGTAAATTAAAAAGTGTCTTGTCAGATAGATATGATCAATTAAATAAAGTGAATGCAGCTATTCTGCAAACATCAAATGATTTATATTCGAGAAATAAAAAAGCGAAAAGTGCTGAACTTCCAACGTTAAATAAATTGAATTCGGAGAAGATTAATATTCAGTTTGATATAAATTTATATACTAAAGAAAGTTCTAAAATAGCTGCAGAACAACCACTATTAAGGGATAAAAGCACTAAAATTAGAGCGGATTTAGATGCGGTAGAAAAGAAATTAGATCGAAATTTATTGGTGAACTGGGTTTCTATTGTTGATAATCACAAAAATCCTATAAAATTTTTATTAATGGATTTAAAAAGTGAGGGTTTAATCACTGATGCTGAATTCAATGAATATTCTACTAAAGTAAAAATAGCTAAGTAG
- a CDS encoding efflux RND transporter periplasmic adaptor subunit: protein MKKTIYIFSLMVLFLSSCGTETSEDAHEHGAGHEHGEAEEHGEHEEEVHLSMLQYKSMDMEVGKMPTMHIGDYVLTNGTLEVPPQNEAAVTAVIGANVISIKVIEGEKIKKGQVLAYLNHPNLIRLQTDYTSKWNQLKFMEEDYKRQKKLFDENVGSGREYQKSSATYYAMRGDVKGLEAQLKMLRLNLKRIQEGHIYENVPVVSPLSGYIKLVEVKTGQYVDPQKELFEVINLDDIHVDLMVYEKDIAKVEVGQNVYFKTEIKPDVAMRAKIFNIGKSFENDPKAIHLHADIIDQKDELLPGTYVRGKIMVNDKLTLALPEEALVQEGDKMYFFTAEIEGNEWSFKPQEVIVGSKDNGFAQVKLLKEINSDAKVALNNAYYLMAEMKKSEAEHVH from the coding sequence ATGAAAAAGACAATATATATATTCAGTTTAATGGTTCTCTTCCTTTCTTCTTGTGGAACAGAAACATCAGAAGATGCTCACGAACATGGGGCAGGGCATGAACATGGAGAAGCAGAAGAACATGGAGAACACGAAGAGGAAGTTCACCTATCTATGTTACAATACAAAAGTATGGACATGGAAGTTGGCAAAATGCCCACAATGCATATTGGAGATTATGTGTTAACCAATGGTACTCTAGAAGTTCCTCCTCAGAATGAGGCAGCAGTTACTGCAGTTATTGGTGCGAATGTAATTAGTATCAAAGTTATTGAAGGAGAAAAAATTAAAAAAGGGCAAGTTTTAGCCTATCTAAACCATCCTAATTTGATAAGACTTCAGACAGATTATACAAGTAAATGGAATCAGTTGAAGTTTATGGAAGAAGATTACAAGCGTCAGAAAAAATTATTTGATGAAAATGTAGGTTCGGGTAGAGAATACCAGAAGTCTTCTGCAACATATTACGCAATGCGTGGCGATGTAAAAGGTTTAGAAGCTCAATTAAAAATGTTACGTCTTAATTTGAAAAGAATTCAGGAAGGACATATTTACGAGAACGTTCCTGTTGTAAGTCCATTAAGTGGGTATATTAAGTTAGTAGAGGTGAAAACAGGACAATATGTAGACCCACAGAAGGAACTTTTTGAAGTGATTAATTTAGATGATATTCATGTAGATTTAATGGTATACGAAAAAGATATTGCTAAAGTAGAAGTAGGTCAGAATGTTTATTTTAAAACAGAGATAAAACCTGATGTAGCTATGAGAGCAAAGATTTTTAATATTGGTAAATCTTTTGAGAATGACCCAAAAGCAATTCATTTACATGCAGATATTATTGACCAAAAAGATGAACTATTACCGGGTACGTATGTGAGAGGTAAAATTATGGTGAATGATAAATTAACTTTGGCCTTGCCTGAAGAAGCTTTGGTACAAGAAGGTGATAAGATGTATTTCTTTACTGCAGAAATTGAAGGTAATGAATGGTCTTTTAAACCTCAAGAAGTAATTGTTGGTTCAAAAGACAATGGTTTTGCTCAGGTCAAGCTTTTAAAAGAGATAAATTCTGATGCAAAAGTAGCACTTAATAATGCTTATTATTTAATGGCCGAGATGAAAAAATCTGAAGCTGAACATGTGCATTAA
- a CDS encoding CusA/CzcA family heavy metal efflux RND transporter: MINKIISFSINNKLFIGIFIIAWLCGGIWSIMNVPVDAVPDITNNQVQVITQAPSLGTEEIEQFITYPVELAMSNLPEVKEIRSVSRSGLSLVTIVFSDDIGTYLPRQLVQEKLAEVKENIPKGFGEPFIGPISTGLGEIYQYTLDVAPEYRNQYSLADLRTIQDWIVRRQMAMVSGVVEVNAFGGYIKEYEVAVRPDVLKSMGISLSQVFDALEVNNQNSGAAYIEKNHKANFIRGEGLARSLEDIENILVENQEGIPIKIRDIAKVHFGHAVRYGALTKEGQGEAVGGMILMLKGANSSDVIKAVQDRVALIQKSLPEGVQIKEFLARNKLIKKTTTTVRNNLIEGALIVIFILVLLLGNWRGGLVVASTIPLSLLFAFMMMYQFDVWANLMSLGAIDFGIIVDGAVIIVEATVFMLHKQIVGKTMLTQQERDETTFKASSKMMNSAFFGQLIILIVFAPILTLEGVEGKMFIPMALTFMFAMIGVMILCLTYVPMVSSLFIKVKPSTKLHIGDKIVRAIENFYAPILQTALNHGKTIIAVSLVTLVGAGYIFSTLGGEFMTQLDEGDIAYHVIMKPGSSLDETIMATTQIEKIMKDNFPEIEQVMSRIGVAEVPTDPMPMDVADCLVILKPKEEWTSASTKEELIDKIKAKISVVPGVNFEFTQPIEMRFNELISGVREDIAIKLFGEDLAILANKAEEISRIINDIDGIGDMKVEATAGLPQIAVKYKRQKLAQYGLSINELNVLIQTAFAGRSAGMIFEGEKRFDLVVRLDKQERESIEDLRELYVTIPNGNQIPLYLVADIDYELGPMQISRDNTQRRTYVGVNVRGRDIESVVDDIKSKLDTELDLPAGYFIRYGGQFENLERASKKLKIVVPIALASIFFLLFLALRSWKETIMINMAIPFATIGGIFGLWVRGMPFSISAGVGFVVLFGVAVLNGLVLIEGWNELKEEGVTDIKERITIGAKRRIRPILLTALTDILGFLPMAISTSAGAEVQQPLATVVIGGMITSTLLTLIVIPILYQMIENRNKLKVSPTVVLLVGGLIGSFFILPTAVQAQERPQNVISTLEEAIEVGVQQNGQIKIATADIEVQEQGKRAAIDINKTKITAQYGQYNSFNNDLAFEINQNIDFPTVYSKQKSLAKEKISGSEIKLIMTQNEIKKEIRAAWYELTYLVERQELLLFQDSLYQRFLYAATLRYETQATNFLEKASAETQVMQIQNDLFLLSSDIQIQQNTLRVLLQDTVGYVFKPKLLEKRKVEFTRSVEEVTNNPLLAYAQKQIDIANAEKKVASAEMLPGLNVGYFNNSMIGAATSDGGIATSSDRFQGVSFGVAIPLFYGSSKAKVNTAKLKAQMAQISAEQYKIQLEGQYTRLGQQILQLTGSLEYYETKALPQVERVIDNAQKSFENGAINYVEYFQNVNQSLELKYKYLTTLNNYNQAIIQLEYVVGN; this comes from the coding sequence ATGATTAATAAAATCATATCATTTTCAATAAATAATAAACTGTTTATTGGAATATTTATCATCGCATGGTTATGTGGTGGTATTTGGAGCATAATGAATGTTCCTGTAGATGCTGTGCCAGATATTACAAATAATCAGGTACAAGTAATTACACAAGCCCCAAGTTTGGGTACTGAAGAAATAGAACAATTTATCACATACCCTGTGGAATTAGCAATGTCTAATTTACCAGAGGTAAAAGAAATCAGATCGGTAAGTAGATCAGGTTTGTCTTTGGTGACCATTGTTTTTTCTGATGATATTGGAACATACCTCCCTAGGCAATTAGTACAAGAAAAACTCGCTGAAGTAAAGGAAAATATACCAAAAGGTTTTGGAGAACCTTTTATTGGGCCAATTAGTACAGGTTTAGGAGAAATTTATCAATATACATTAGATGTAGCTCCAGAATACCGCAATCAGTATTCTTTAGCAGACCTTCGTACCATTCAAGATTGGATTGTTCGTCGTCAGATGGCAATGGTTTCGGGTGTTGTAGAAGTAAATGCATTTGGTGGCTACATCAAAGAATATGAAGTTGCGGTACGACCAGATGTATTAAAATCGATGGGTATTTCTTTATCTCAAGTGTTTGATGCCTTGGAAGTTAATAACCAAAATTCGGGTGCTGCATATATAGAGAAAAATCATAAAGCCAATTTTATCAGAGGAGAAGGTTTGGCAAGGTCTCTAGAAGATATAGAAAATATTTTAGTAGAGAATCAAGAGGGTATTCCTATCAAAATTAGAGATATAGCAAAAGTTCATTTTGGGCACGCTGTTAGATATGGTGCACTTACCAAAGAAGGGCAAGGTGAAGCAGTAGGAGGTATGATTTTGATGCTGAAAGGAGCAAATTCTAGTGATGTAATTAAAGCAGTACAAGATAGAGTGGCTCTTATTCAAAAATCATTGCCAGAAGGTGTTCAGATTAAAGAGTTTTTAGCAAGAAATAAGTTAATTAAAAAGACAACAACAACAGTTAGAAATAACCTAATTGAGGGGGCTTTGATTGTCATTTTTATTCTTGTGCTCTTATTAGGTAACTGGAGAGGTGGTTTGGTTGTCGCTTCTACAATACCGTTATCTCTATTATTTGCCTTCATGATGATGTATCAGTTTGATGTATGGGCAAACCTAATGAGTTTAGGAGCAATAGATTTTGGTATTATAGTAGATGGAGCTGTAATTATTGTTGAGGCTACAGTCTTTATGCTTCATAAGCAGATTGTAGGTAAAACCATGCTGACACAGCAAGAACGTGATGAAACAACGTTTAAGGCATCTAGTAAAATGATGAATTCAGCGTTTTTTGGGCAGTTGATAATTCTTATTGTTTTTGCACCAATATTAACATTAGAAGGTGTAGAAGGTAAAATGTTTATTCCAATGGCACTTACATTTATGTTTGCTATGATTGGGGTAATGATTTTATGTTTAACGTATGTACCAATGGTGTCATCGTTATTTATAAAGGTAAAACCATCTACAAAATTACATATTGGTGATAAGATAGTAAGAGCAATTGAAAATTTTTATGCTCCTATTCTTCAAACAGCATTAAACCATGGCAAAACTATTATTGCTGTATCTTTAGTTACTCTAGTAGGTGCAGGGTACATTTTTTCTACCTTAGGTGGAGAATTCATGACACAATTGGATGAAGGTGATATTGCCTACCATGTAATAATGAAACCTGGTTCTTCTTTAGACGAAACAATAATGGCGACTACTCAGATAGAGAAAATTATGAAAGATAATTTTCCCGAAATTGAGCAAGTAATGAGTAGAATAGGAGTTGCCGAAGTACCTACAGACCCTATGCCAATGGATGTTGCAGATTGTTTAGTGATCTTAAAACCAAAAGAGGAGTGGACTTCTGCATCAACCAAAGAAGAGTTAATTGATAAGATAAAAGCAAAAATATCTGTTGTTCCTGGTGTAAACTTTGAGTTTACACAACCTATTGAAATGCGTTTTAACGAACTTATTTCTGGTGTAAGAGAAGATATTGCTATCAAATTATTTGGCGAAGACTTGGCTATTTTAGCCAATAAAGCAGAAGAAATATCTAGAATTATTAATGATATTGATGGTATTGGTGATATGAAAGTGGAAGCAACTGCTGGTTTGCCACAAATAGCTGTAAAATATAAACGTCAGAAATTAGCTCAATATGGTCTTTCAATTAACGAACTAAATGTCTTGATCCAAACGGCTTTTGCAGGGAGATCTGCAGGGATGATTTTTGAAGGAGAAAAGCGATTTGATTTAGTAGTACGTTTAGATAAACAAGAACGTGAAAGTATAGAAGACCTTAGAGAACTATATGTTACCATACCTAATGGTAATCAAATTCCATTGTATTTAGTGGCTGATATTGATTATGAGCTAGGTCCAATGCAAATAAGTAGAGACAATACTCAACGTAGAACATATGTTGGAGTAAATGTTAGAGGTAGAGATATAGAATCTGTAGTAGACGATATTAAATCAAAATTAGATACAGAATTAGATCTTCCTGCTGGATATTTTATCCGATATGGTGGTCAATTCGAAAATTTAGAAAGAGCCTCAAAAAAATTAAAAATTGTAGTTCCAATTGCTTTAGCATCAATTTTCTTCTTGTTATTTCTTGCGTTAAGATCTTGGAAAGAGACAATAATGATTAACATGGCAATTCCGTTTGCTACCATTGGTGGTATTTTTGGTTTGTGGGTAAGAGGTATGCCATTTAGTATTTCTGCAGGTGTTGGTTTTGTGGTGCTATTTGGAGTGGCTGTACTTAATGGTTTAGTACTTATAGAAGGTTGGAACGAATTGAAAGAAGAGGGAGTAACGGATATTAAAGAGAGAATAACTATAGGAGCAAAACGAAGAATACGCCCTATTTTATTAACAGCCTTAACGGATATCTTAGGCTTTTTACCAATGGCAATTTCTACTTCAGCAGGAGCCGAGGTACAACAGCCGTTAGCTACGGTGGTTATTGGCGGTATGATTACATCAACGCTCTTAACATTAATAGTGATTCCAATTCTGTATCAAATGATAGAAAATAGAAACAAATTGAAAGTTAGTCCAACAGTAGTACTATTAGTGGGGGGCTTAATTGGTAGCTTTTTTATTCTTCCAACAGCTGTGCAAGCACAAGAAAGGCCTCAAAATGTTATATCAACTTTAGAAGAAGCAATTGAAGTAGGTGTTCAGCAAAATGGACAAATAAAAATTGCCACTGCTGATATAGAAGTTCAAGAACAAGGAAAAAGAGCGGCTATAGACATCAATAAAACAAAAATTACTGCACAATATGGACAGTACAATAGTTTTAATAATGATTTAGCTTTTGAGATTAATCAGAATATTGATTTTCCAACCGTCTATTCTAAGCAAAAAAGTTTGGCGAAAGAAAAAATCTCTGGAAGTGAAATCAAATTGATAATGACGCAAAATGAAATTAAAAAAGAAATTCGTGCTGCATGGTATGAACTAACTTATTTAGTGGAAAGACAGGAATTGTTATTATTTCAGGATAGTCTATATCAACGATTTTTATACGCTGCAACACTTAGGTATGAAACACAGGCCACCAATTTTTTAGAAAAGGCATCTGCAGAAACGCAAGTAATGCAAATACAAAATGACTTATTTCTTTTATCGTCTGATATTCAAATTCAGCAAAATACTTTGAGGGTTTTACTTCAAGATACTGTTGGGTATGTGTTTAAACCAAAGTTACTAGAAAAAAGAAAAGTGGAGTTTACAAGAAGTGTAGAAGAAGTGACTAACAACCCACTTTTAGCATATGCTCAGAAACAAATAGATATTGCAAACGCAGAAAAGAAAGTAGCATCTGCAGAAATGCTACCAGGGTTAAATGTAGGGTACTTTAATAACTCTATGATTGGAGCAGCTACCTCAGATGGCGGAATTGCAACTTCATCAGATCGTTTTCAAGGTGTTTCTTTTGGTGTAGCTATCCCTTTGTTTTATGGGTCTAGTAAGGCAAAAGTAAATACAGCCAAGTTAAAAGCTCAAATGGCACAAATAAGTGCAGAACAATATAAAATTCAATTAGAAGGACAGTACACTCGCCTTGGTCAACAAATATTACAGTTAACAGGTAGCTTAGAATACTACGAAACAAAGGCTTTACCACAAGTAGAACGTGTGATTGATAATGCACAGAAAAGTTTCGAAAACGGGGCAATTAACTATGTTGAGTATTTCCAGAACGTGAATCAGAGTTTGGAGCTGAAGTACAAATACCTCACTACATTAAATAATTACAATCAAGCAATTATTCAGTTAGAATACGTAGTGGGTAATTAA
- a CDS encoding acetate uptake transporter — MKNGNPAVVGLAGFGLTTLLLQFHNLGWIGLGPVLSMGVIFGGLAQFIAGFQEQKMGNSFGFSAFVSYGAFWMGLCIIWLCNHYGVYESSHTDVGFYLLAWMLYTAIMFVGSLRIHTAMAVTFGTLLLGFLFLVLEHFVSPAFKTIAAIDLIICALSAWYMMAAAIINELADRVVLPLGKKIVK, encoded by the coding sequence ATGAAAAATGGCAATCCTGCAGTAGTGGGTTTAGCTGGTTTTGGCTTAACGACATTATTATTGCAATTCCATAATTTAGGATGGATAGGTTTAGGTCCTGTATTATCTATGGGAGTGATTTTTGGAGGTTTAGCACAATTTATAGCGGGCTTCCAAGAGCAAAAAATGGGAAATAGTTTCGGCTTTTCAGCATTTGTATCTTATGGAGCATTTTGGATGGGGTTGTGTATTATTTGGTTATGTAATCACTATGGTGTTTACGAATCTAGCCACACAGATGTAGGTTTTTATTTATTAGCTTGGATGCTTTATACAGCAATTATGTTTGTAGGTAGCTTACGTATACATACCGCAATGGCAGTTACATTTGGAACACTTTTACTTGGATTTTTATTCCTAGTATTAGAGCATTTTGTGTCTCCAGCGTTTAAAACAATTGCAGCAATCGACCTTATTATTTGTGCATTATCAGCATGGTATATGATGGCCGCAGCTATTATTAATGAATTGGCAGATAGGGTTGTTCTTCCGTTAGGGAAGAAGATTGTTAAATAA